The DNA region CTACATAATTAACAGACGGTGTTTTAATAACAACTTGCTGTTGTGTTTGAATATCTGTTGCCAGATACACTTGTGTACGATTACTGGCATGTAGTTCTCGCTCAATTCGGTAACCATCTAAGGTCATGCCGGCACTTAAGTCAGGAGGAAAAGGTAGCTCAGTTAATTTACGGTATATTTCCTGTTCATTAACGTGTGGTCGTTGATTAAACCTGACAATTTGGCAGGTGACATTGTCATGGCTGCCATTTTTCATTGCAAGATCAGTAATGTTTCGAGCAGCACGGTCAAAATTGTCGGTATTATTATTTACTTGTGCCAGCATGATGTTGTCACTGACAAACTCATGAACACCATCCGTGGTGAATAAAAAAGTATCGCCTTCTTCCAATAGAAAATGGCTGTAGTCAATTTCTAAATGTAGATCAATGCCTATTGCACGAGTGAGGTAATTTTTTTCTTTGGATACCCAGAAACGATGATCGTCCGTGAGTAGCTCCAATTGCTTATCGCGTATTCGGTAAATACGTGTATCGCCAATATGGAATAAATGCACGGTGGAAGATTTAACAACCAAGGCGCTCATAGTAGTGGCTAAGCCTTTTTGGTTAGCACCACCTTGCTGTGCCATCCCCAACATCCAACGGTTAGTAGCGGTTAAAACCTTTTGAACAGAGGTTTTAACCGTCCAGGTGTCAGGTGTGCAGTAATAATCACCCAATAAGCTTTTTACACAAGATTCACTGGCAAGTTTACCTGCATCACAGCCACTAACACCATCAGCTATAACCGCAGCCACCCCTTTTTGCTCTAAAACAGGTGATTCAGGCAGTAAAACACCATAACTGTCTTCATTGTCCGTTTTAAGGCCTTTATCGGATGATTGACCAAGGTCTATAATCGATTCTGATTGCATGTTAGTGGTGTTGATGGGTTATGTCACATCGATAAGTTCTACTGTACCATCTTCAAGCACCTCGGCTGTTTGTCCTTTAGGCTCTTCTAAGAAAATAAACATAAATAATAAAACGGTGGCGGCTGTTCCACCAATCACCATAAAGAAGACTTGCGGAGAAACAAAAGAAAGAACAGTTAGAAATATAAGGCCACCTACATTGCCGTAAGCGCCCACCATACCAGCGACTTGGCCAGTCATACGACGTTGAATTAGAGGCACCATGGCATACACTGCACCAGACCCGCCTTTAGAAAATAGCCCACATAAAATAGTACATGCCACAACTAACGGTACAGCCCATGTTTCACTAACTTGACCGAGTAATAAAAAGGTAACGCTAATACCTGAAAACAAAATAACAAGCGATTTTTTGCGGCCAATTTTATCACTCATCATACCGCCGCCAGGTCGAGCTATTAAGTTCATCACAGGGTAAATGGCGGCTAGTAGCCCAGCTGTTACAGGCGATAAGCCAAACATATCGATATAGAATAATGGCAACATAGAGACTAGGGCTAATTCAGAACCAAATGTCACCATATAAGCAAGATCTAAAATGGCAACTTGTTTAAATTGATAGCGAAATAAATCAGGCACTTCTTTGCTGAAAATATCTTTGTTAACTTTAATAATATGCATCGCTTGATACAGGTAGACAATGGCAATGGATGCATAGGTGATAATGACTACTTGCTCATTTAACCAGCCCATACCCTTTGGAGAGAGTTTCCATGTGAGCAATGCGAGTGCACCATAAATGGGCATGCTCATTATTAAGTAAAGCGCCAAATCAAGCTTACTGGTGACTTCCATTCCACCTACTTTTTTAGGTTTGAAATAGGTTGAACCTTTTGGTGTATCTGTGACACTTAAATAATAAAAAATACCATAGAAAAAAGCGATCACTGCGGTAGCTGTTAATGCATAACGCCAGCCATCCTCACCGCCTATCCATAAAGCTAAAGCGGGTAAAGCCATGGCGGAACCTGCCGAGCCAAAATTACCCCAGCCACCATAGATACCTTGTGCGATACCAGTTTGTCTAGCGGGGAACCACTCGCCGATCATACGGATACCAACAACGAAACCTGCGCCAACAAAACCCAGTAAAAAACGAGCTAAGGCAAGTTGTTCAAAAGTTTGTGCCCAAGCAAAAAATAAACATAAAAAACTAGAGAATATTAGTATGCCTGAGAACATGCGGCGAGGGCCAAAGCTATCCACCATCATGCCTACAATAATGCGTGCAGGGATCGTTAATGCAACGTTCAGGATGAGTAAAACAGACACTTCTTGAGCTGTTAAGTTAAAGACATCTCTGATAACAGACATTAATGGGGCATGGTTAAACCACACCATAAAGCTGATAAAAAAGGCAAACCAAGTTGTATGTAAAATACGAATATTGCCTTTGAACGATAATAAATTTAGTTTTTGCGACATTGCAATGTGTCTCCTTCAATAGATTGTGAGGGTAAGAGCAAAAGCTATGCCAGCTAAGTATTTACTTACTCTTAATGGTCGTTGTAGTTATTTGTTTGGGGTAATGTGCTTTTTTGCACCAAGTTAATGCGATTGGGGTTTTTATTGCACAGCACTAAAGCAAAAAACTGTTTTGACTGTCTTTTTTTATATGTTTTTAAAAATTTTCTGCTTAAAAATCAATTGTTAGAGAGGTGGTGGTTGATGTTGGCATGTTGCGTGCTATGGAGGTGTGACTATAAAGAATTTTGGATATACATAAAGCATGAGTAATAAAAAACAATTAGTTGTAATTGGTAACGGTATGGTTGGGCATAAATTCCTACAGTCCATGGTAAACAGCGATGAAATGCAAAACTACGATATAACAACGTTTTGTGAAGAAACGAGGTTTGCTTATGACCGTGTTCAACTATCGTCATACTTTAATGGTAAAACTGAAGAGGATCTGTCACTTGTTGAGCCGGATTTCTTTGAAAAAAATAATATTACCGTTCATATCGGTGATCGTGCAGCCCACATTGATCGTGACAAAAAAATCGTTACCTCCGATAAGGGTCAACGTATTTCATACGATAAAATTGTTCTAGCGACAGGGTCCTTTCCCTTCGTTCCACCTATCCCAGGCCATGAAAGGGAAAATTGTTTTGTCTACAGAACTATTGATGACTTAATTGATATTGCGAAAGCAGGTAAAGAATCTAAGGTAGGCGTTGTTATTGGTGGTGGTTTGTTGGGTCTTGAGGCCGCAAAAGCGTTAAAAGACTTGGGGTTGAAAACACACGTTGTTGAGTTTGCGCCACGGTTGATGGCCGTACAAATTGATGATGGCGCTGGCGCAGTGTTACGTAAGAAAATTGAAGAGTTAGGTGTTAGCGTACATACCCAAAAGAATACACAAGGCATTGTTGATGGTGAGCAGTGTCTGCATCGGATGAACTTTGCTGACGGCTCACATATTGAAACCGATGTTATTTTATTTTCAGCCGGTATTAGACCGCGTGATGATATTGCTCGTGATTGTGGTCTGACACTTGGTGAGCGAGGCGGTATTGTTATTGATGATCATTGTCAAACGTCAGATAAAGACATTTATGCGATAGGCGAGTGTGCTTTATGGGATGGCAAAATATTTGGTTTGGTGGCACCGGGTTATCAAATGGCCCAAGTTGTAGCAGACCGGTTATCACTCAAGGAGAATAGTTTTACCGGTGCAGATATGAGCACGAAATTAAAACTGATGGGTGTGGATGTAGCGAGTATTGGTGATGCGCATGCAACCACTGAAAAGGCGAAGATTTACACTTATGTCAATGGTGCAGATGACGTTTATAAAAAGATCGTCGTCAGTGAAGATAATAAACGCTTATTAGGTGCGGTGTTAATTGGCGATACGGTTGATTACGGTAATTTGTTACAACTTAAACTGAACGATATTGCTTTGCCAGAGTATCCGGATGCATTAATTTTGCCACAACGAGATGGCTCAGGCGCAACAGGTTTAGGTGTTGAAGCTTTACCGGATGCTGCGCAAATATGTTCTTGTTTTGATGTATCCAAAGGTGCGCTTTGCCAAGCCATCTCAGATGGCGCTACAACGATGGCAAGCCTTAAAGAGTGTACCAGTGCAACAACAGGCTGCGGTGGTTGTACGGCACTTGTTGGTCAAGTACTGAATAAAGAGTTAGAAAAACTGGGGATGGATGTTAATACAGATTTGTGTGAACATTTTGCGTATACCCGCCAAGACCTTTATCACTTGGTTCGTGTCGGCAAGATTAAAACGTTCGATGAAATGATCGAAAAACATGGTAAGGGGTATGGCTGTGATATTTGTAAGCCAACGCTAGCGTCTATTTTTGCTTCTTGCTGGAATGATTATGTATTAGAAACTCCACATACTGGCCTGCAAGACACGAATGACCGTTATCTTGCCAATATTCAGAAAAATGGCACTTATTCAATCGTACCTCGGATTCCAGGTGGTGAAATTACACCTGACAAGCTGATTACTCTGGGTGAGGTTGGCAAAAAATATAATTTGTATACGAAAATTACCGGTGGGCAGCGTGTTGATTTATTTGGTGCGCACCAAGAAGACCTACCTGTTATTTGGAAAGAATTAATTGATGCGGGCTTTGAAACAGGTCACGCCTACGGTAAATCTTTACGAACAGTTAAATCCTGCGTCGGTAGTACGTGGTGCCGATATGGCGTTGCCGATAGTGTGACAACGGCGATTGATTTAGAGAATCGTTACAAGGGTTTGCGCACACCACACAAAATAAAGTTTGCTGTTTCGGGTTGTACTCGTGAGTGTGCAGAAGCGCAAAGCAAAGATGTTGGCGTGATCGCCACAGAAAATGGTTGGAACTTGTACTTGTGCGGCAACGGCGGTATGAAGCCGAGACATGCCGACTTGTTTGCAACAGGCTTAGATTACGAAACAATGATTCAATATATTGATCGCTTCCTTATGTTTTATGTAAAAACAGCAGATCGATTACAACGTACATCTACATGGATGATGAACCTAGAAGGCGGCATTGATTATTTGCGTGAAGTGGTCATTGAAGACTCATTAGGGCTTGCTGAAACGTTTGAAACAGAAATGCAAAATGTTATTGATACGTATCAATGTGAGTGGAAGACAACAGTTGAAAACGAAGAAAAATCAAAAACCTTTAAAGCGTTTGTAAATTCTGACAAAGGCGATAGCCAAATTGTATTTGTTTCAGAAAGGGATCAAATACGGCCTGCGCGAAAAGAGGAAATACCAGCACAACTTGAAGAAGTTTAAACAAACGGATGAATACACGAATGGTTAATGAATTAAAAAGTAGTGAAGTGGATGTCTGTGCGTTAACAGATCTAAATGAAAATGCAGGTACAGCTGCTTTGATAGATGAGAGACAAATAGCTTTGTTTTATGTGAAAAAGACCGAACAAGTTTATGCGCTTAGTAATTACGACCCTTTTAGCGAGGTGAACGTTTTATCCAGAGGGATAATTGGCAGTATAGGTGATGAACTTGTGGTGGCATCGCCGATTTATAAACAGCACTTTAATCTAGAAACAGGGCAATGCTTAGAAGACGAGAGTGTTTGTATTAATGCATACCCAGTAAAAATAATAAATGGCCGAGTTGTCGTCGGTACAAACAGTTAATGAAGGCTAAATAATGAAAGTAACTTATTACACTCTCGATGTTTTTACCGATACGCTTTTTCAAGGGGCACAGGTTGCTGTTTTCCCAGATGCAGAGGATCTGCCAGAAGAGCAGCTTGGTCGTATAGCACGTGAAATAAATTTATCTGAAACGGCATTCGTTTATAAAGCAGATGAGGGCCGTAGTACCTTTAAAGCTCGAATTTTTTCGCCGGATGGCGAGAAGGATTTTGCAGGACATCCTATTTTAGCGATTGCCAATGTTTTAGTGGAAACTGGAAAAGTTAGCTTGGAAGGCGACTATACAAGCATTATGGTAAAGCAAAATAGCCAAGATGTTACCGCAAATATTTCTAAGGATGCGAATGGTAAGCGGTATGTGCAATTTACATTAAGTAGTATGCCTGTTGTTGACCGATTTACACCCACGGATCAAGAGTTAGCAAAACTATTATCGATTGATGAGAAAGATATAGACCATTCAAGCTATTACACACGCCTTGTGTCGAGTGGCTTACCTTATTTAATTGTGCCACTGAAATCACAGGCGGATGTACGTAAAGCATGTTTTGATGTGAAGGCTTGGGGTGAGTCGTCAGCACCCGCTATGGCAGCACAAGAAATTTTAATTTTTAGTGCAAAAACGGACCTAGACGATTGTAATTTCCACGGGCGTTTAATGGGTCCAAATATCAGCGATCGTGAGGACCCACCTCTTGGTTCGGTCTTGCCTACCTTTGCTGGCTACCTAGCTTCTCATGAGCATATACGGCTGGGTACTTATAGTTTTGCAATTGATCGTGGCACAGCAGAAACTCGCCGAAGTTTGTTACATGTAGAAATGGATAAACGAGAAGGCCGCCCAATAACTTTAAGGGTGGGTGGCGATTCATTGTTGGTCAGTAAAAGCGAACTGTTGCTAGGTTAAACGAGGGAGATAATAAGATGCTATTTGGTCGGAATAAAAAAAATCCCATCGCGATCGCGGATAAAAAAATTGAAAAATGGACCTATGCTACTTGTGGCTATTGTTCAACTGGTTGTGCAATTGAAGTAGGCACGGACAAAGATGGTGTGCCAGTAGGAAGTCGAGGAGTGGCTGATGCAGATGTTAATCGAGGCAAGTTATGTGTAAAAGGCCTTTTTGAACACGAATTGTTTGAGTCAGCAGGTCGCGGTGACGTACCGCTGATGCGCTCAAATATTCATGATGAATACCAAGAAGCGAGCTGGGACGAAAGCTTTGAAAAAATGGCCTCTGAAATTAAACGCATACAAGATACCTATGGGCCAGACTCATTTGCCATTGTATCAACGGGGCAAATTTTAACCGAAGGTTTTTATACCTTGGGCAAGTTGGCCCGCGGTGTGATTGGAACCAATAACTACGATGGCAATACCACACTGTGTATGGCCTCGGCAGTATCAGGCTATAAGCGCTCTTTTGGTTCAGATGGCCCTCCAGGTTGTTATGAAGATTTTGAACATACCGATTGCCTGATTGCTTGGGGGTCCAATTTACCAGAACAACACCCTATTATTTATTGGCGTTTTAAAGAAGCGCAGGAAAAACGAAAATTTCCTTTAATTGTTATTGATCCAAGAGTCACCATGCTGGCGCAAAATGCAGATATGCATTTGGCAATTACGCCCGGTACAGACGTCGTGTTAATGAATTCATTAATGCATGTCATTCTGGCTGAAGGATTGGAAGATCAAGACTATATAAAAGCGAATACTACTGGCTTTGACGAATTAGCAGCAGAAGTTAAAAACTATGACCCGATAACGGCATCTAAAATATGCGGTATTGATGAAGATACGATTCGTAATGTTGCTCGTTTGTACGCAAAAGCTGGCGCCGCAATGAATATTTGGACGATGGGTATTAATCAAAGCACGCATGGCTCAGATGGAGTGGTGGGGCTTAATAACCTTAGCTTGCTGACTGGCAACATTGGTAAAAAAGGTGGGACCAGCTTGTCTATTACTGGACAGTGTAATGCGATGGGAACACGAGAGTGGTCATCGTGTTCTGGTCTACCTGGCTATCGTTTATTAGAGAATGAACAAGACCGAATTGATATTGGAAAATACTGGGGCGTAGATCCAGAGTTTTTCCCAAAGAAACGGGGGCTTGCACAAACAGATATATTTCCTGCCATTGAAACCGGCGCAATTAAAGGGCTGTGGTTGGTGGGTACAAACCCAATGACATCAATGCCTAATACGGCGCGTATTCGTAAAACATTAGAAAAGCTTGAATGTTGTGTAGTGCAGGATTCTTACCTTGATGTGGAAACAACGCAATATGCACATATTTTTCTACCAGCGGCTATTTGGGCTGAAAAGGAAGGCGTGTTTACGAATACAGAAAGAAGGGTCAATATTATTCGTAAAGTAAAAGAACCCTATGGTCAGTCAAAAACAGATTTACATATTTTTAACGGCCTAGCAAAACAGTTTGAACAGGGTAGAAAGATGAACTTCCCTGATAATTTTCATGAAGTGTTTGATGAAATGCGCGAACTATCCAAAGGACGGCTGGTTGATATATCGGGTATGACTCATGATTTGATTGAGCAGAATAAGGGCATTCAGTGGCCTTATACGCAAGAGCAGGTGGATAAGGGTGAAAAGCCGCTTAAAGGTGGAAAACGCTTGTATACCGAACCAGCTACTTTTCGCCATCCCGGTGGTCGGGCTAAACTGATTCCGCTACCGTTTATCGATAATAATGAAAAACCAGACGAGCAATACCCGTTTTGGTTGAATTCAGGCCGGTTAGTTGAGCACTTTCACTCACGTACTAGAACTGGAAAAGTCGGTAATAACAATAAATACAGTCCAACGCCATTTATGGAAATGAACCCTGATACAGCAGCTGAACAGGGGATAGAGCATCAGTCCTATGTGCGTGTTATTTCACGTCGTGGTGATGCTGTTGTTATGGTTATGTTGACACAACGAGTACCTAGGACGATGGTGTTTATTCCCTTTCACTTTTTTGATTGCGTTAACCGACTTACATTAGGACTATTAGACCCACATTCACGGCAACCTGCCTTTAAACAATGCGCAGTACGAATAGAGCATGTAAATCAGGAAGTTGCTGCACGATTAAATTTAGAAGCAAGAACATTTTAAGTCCCATGATTGAAACACGTAGTGATGAACAAAAATATGCTTTTTTAAGGACAGAAGAAAGCCGAGAAAAAAACCGATATGGAGACAATATTGAGCTCGCCGAGGAGGGTAATGCGTTAAGGGAGGTGAGCCTTAATATAAATGGTGATACAGGTATTAGCGAAAACCCAGATCGATATAAACAGCATGGGTTTTATTTAAATGCAGATAACTGTATCGGTTGTCATGCCTGTGAAGCGGCATGCAGTGAAAAAAATGATAACCCTGCTCATATCTCATTCCGTTCGGTTGGTTATGTCGAAGGCGGAACGTACCCAGATTATCAGCGCCTTAATATTTCGATGGCCTGTAACCATTGTGATGACCCTGTTTGCTTAAAAGGTTGCCCAACAAGAGCTTACACAAAGTTTGCTGAATATGGTGCGGTGTTACAAGACCCAGATATTTGTTTCGGCTGTGGTTACTGTACATGGGTTTGCCCTTATAACGCCCCTCAACTTGACCCTGTTAAAGGTGAGGTTAGTAAATGTAATATGTGCGTTGATCGATTAGAGGTGGGGTTAAAACCGTCATGTGTATCAGCCTGTTTAGGTAATGCGTTGGATTTTGGAGTCATTGAGAATGTGCCAGAAAATAGGGAACAGGCTCAAGCTGAAATACCGGGTTTTCCAACAGCAGATATTACGCATCCGAATATTCGTTTTCAGCAAACGCGACAAAATAAGCGTGAAATGACGCGTACCGACTCGATGCCGCTTAAATATCATAAAGATGAAGAGGTTGGAAAGTATAAACCGGTAGTAGATGAAAAGCATGGAGTCAAAAAGCAATGGAATTGGAAAGCTTTGCTGATGACGCATGAAAGTTCTCATGTCATTTTTACATTATCAACACAAGCCATCCTTGGCGCGTTTTTAATCATTGTGCTTGGTAGCTTTACGGGTGTTGAAGCGATAGTAGCGATTCAGTCGTCTGCTGCGTATCTGCCGTTATTAGTATTGATGAATGTATTGCTGATGTTTGGCTTCTATAAACTCAATATGCATTTGGGCAAACCACATCGTTTTTACCGTGGTTTTTATAATTTACGCCATTCACCGGTAAGCCGTGAAATTGCTGGGGTTAGTTTGTTTTTTAGCAGCTTGCTTGGGTTTAGTGTTTTTAGTTATTTTGAGATTAAGCCATTGATTGGACTGTTTGCCATTATGGGCGTACTCAGTGGTCCAGTAGGTCTGTTTTATATGTATAAGCTATATAGAATTAAGGCACGCCCATTTTGGGATCACTGGCAAACAGCGAGTTCTTTTGTTGGAACATGTTTGAGTCTTGGGTCATTAACGATTGTTTTCGTTGCGTTAATAGCAGATGCTCTCAATACTACACAATATATTAGTTTGGTAGTTTTACTATTGCTGGGTTTGCTGCTTGAAGCCATAGGGCACGTCGCGCATGCCGCTGATCTTAAAAATAGTGAGGGAGAAGGTAGTGCTTCATGGTACTTACAAACAACCCGTTTTGCATGGCCTTATATTATTAGTAATGTATTGTTAGGCTCCTCAATTATTGTGTCTTGCTTATTGCTTGATTCTCCATCATCAACGCTGGGTTGGTTGATATTAGGGCTGTCATTACTTAGTACAGCTGTGATTAGGCGTTCTTTATTCTTTGCATTGGTTATTCCTACCACAATGCCGGGTGCATTCTTTTGGAAAAACAAAGCTTTTGAAGAACATGCAAAAGAAACTGGTTTAGCAAATATGCCTCAAGTGGGTGTGCGTTATGAGGAGCATAGAACCTTTAAAGTAGGTGAATTGATAGATACTATTAAAACCACAACCGCAAAAGAAGCGATTGACCAATTGAAAGAAATATTTTATTGGAAAAAGGTTAAATAGAAGCTCGGCTTGAAACTCACGTGACCTTGTTATTTAACAAGGTGTAACTGTTTAGAAAATCCTAATGTGCCTTAAATTTATCAATTTGTTAATACTTGTTTGTAGGTTACCTTAGGTCTACAGCATAAGCTGTAACGTATTAAAGGCGATGTTCAGGGGAATATAAGGTTTTTATTATGTTTTTGCATTTATTCCAATTCTCTTAAGATTGGCTTAATTTTCAACAAGTACACTCGTAACCAGTCTATGAGAATAAGGATTGGTTATGAGTGCACTACAAAGTGAATCAGAGGGTAGCAAACAACGTGCTGATTCAGAAGCAAACAAACGAGTTTTTTTACCTCACTTATCTGTTGTTTTAACAGGCCTTGAATCACCGCAACGAGCTAATGTAGAAGCATATATTACAAAGCAATTTTATAAAAACCATGCCGCGCAGATAAAGAGTTTTTTACCTTATTTATTATCTGCAGAAACCAAAAAAAATATAACATCTGTGCTTGGGTTCTATCCGGCTGAGATCGATAACCCAATGTTTTTAGAACAATATTTAGATGATAAGGCTGAGTTAGTGATTAGTCGGCTGTTCAACCTTAATGTTGACCGGCAGAAGATAGCGGAAATTGGTAACTTAACATCGAGCTATCCTAGTACCAGTAAAATGCTGTTTGTTTTAATAGTGTCAACACTCTATCAATTAGATATTGATTGGGCATTATTTACCGCAACTAAGCAAGTTCAATCTATGATTTCGGAACTGGATATTGGGTGTATTGATATTTGTGATGCCCAAGCCGAAAGTCTTGCGTTTGATAGTGGTTCATGGGGCAGTTATTACAAAAACCAACCCAAAGTTATTGCAGGCGATATAAAAAAAGCTTATGCAATATTGAAAAGTCATCCGG from Cycloclasticus pugetii PS-1 includes:
- a CDS encoding thermostable hemolysin; protein product: MSALQSESEGSKQRADSEANKRVFLPHLSVVLTGLESPQRANVEAYITKQFYKNHAAQIKSFLPYLLSAETKKNITSVLGFYPAEIDNPMFLEQYLDDKAELVISRLFNLNVDRQKIAEIGNLTSSYPSTSKMLFVLIVSTLYQLDIDWALFTATKQVQSMISELDIGCIDICDAQAESLAFDSGSWGSYYKNQPKVIAGDIKKAYAILKSHPVSGFVMTNYQSTIDQLVLRVSLDR